The following DNA comes from Pseudomonas sp. MYb118.
ATCGCCCTGCGCGCCAGCATCGAACTGGCGGACCCGATCAAGGCCGCCGTAGAAGACCAGAGCGCCGAAACCGTCCCCGCCGTGACGGTGCGCAGCAGCGACAGCAAGGGTTTTCGCCTGGACGTGATTCGCGTCGCACCGGGCCAGAACGGTGAGTTGCAACGGGTGCGCTGGTGGCTCAAGGGCGGCACGCTCTATCGCGCCCAGGCCGCTTCACGCAGCCACTATCCGCTGCCGGCGCCCACCGAGGGCGTGGCGGTGCTCAATGCAGTCAGCGAGGCGACGTTGCGCGTGTGGGACGCGGACAAGGGTTGGCGACAACTGAGTGGCAATCGCCAGGAAAACCCGCGCGGCCTCGAAATCAGCCTGACCCGCAACACGCCCCAGGGCGTCGAGCACTACCGGCAGGTGTTGGGGCCGCTGGAGTAACCGCCCTCAGCTCAGCACTACCACGCCACCGGGCAGTTCGGTGCACTTGACCCCGTAGGCATCGCGAATCATCAGCGCGACGCCGGCCAGTTGATCGAGGCTGAAGCGCGCCTGCACCTTGCGCTTGCCCAGTTCGCTGTTGAGCAACAGCAACATGCCCGGGCGATAGCGGTTGATTTCGTCGATCACCTGGGCCAGCGTCGCGTCGTTGAACACCAGCACTTGCTGGCGCCAGGCAATCACGGTCGATGTGTCGACGGCCTGAGGGACACTGATTTCCCGGTTGTTGTACGTCAGTTGCTGGCCGGATTGCAGGCGGATGCTGCGGCCCAGCACGTCCACCTGCAGGGCGCCGTCCAGGCAGGTGACGCAGACGTTCTGATCGGTATTACGCAGGTTGAAGCGGGCCTGGCTGGCGCTCAGCCAACCGGATCCGGCCTGGACTTTGAGGGTCGCCTGCGCGCGGGTCTGCACCTCGACTTCACCGCTGATCAATTCGAGCGCCTGCTGACCGTCGGTGCCGGGGCGCCGGTTGATCCGGGTCTGGGTGTTGAGCTCCAGGCTCACGCCGTCGGCCAGATCGACCCGGCGCTGCTCGCCCACTTCGGTGATGTAGTCGGCGCCCAACCCGGAGAAACCGCCGGGGACGCTGGCACGGATCAGGAAGAACGCGGCGGACGCGGCAATCGCACCGCCGAGGAAGGCACGGCGCCCCAGGTGGCGAGGCGCGCTGATCTGCTCGACAGCCGGACGCAACTGCTGCCACAGCAACTTGGCCCGTTCGAACGCTCGGGCATGCTCGGCGCTTTGCGCGCACCACTCGCGCAGCGCGCGGGCATCGGCGACGGTGGCCCGGCCAGAGGTCAACAGCACCAGCCAGTCGCGGGCTTCGAGGCTCAGTTGATCCTGAGGTGTCGGCTCAGGCGATGGAAAACGGAAGATGTTCAAACGCGGGGGTACTCAAGAATTAATCTGGGCTCTTTCAATTAGACGGTTTTCCCGCACCGGGACCGAACCGTTGAATGAATTTTCTTTCCAGGCGCCCGGCACAATGGGTCAAAGCGGCTTTGACTTCCTTCTCGACCATCCGCGTAGAGATGCCGAAACGCTGGGAGATTTCCAGGTGCGGCGCCTCTTCCAGGCGGGCGGCGATGAAAATCTTGCGCCGCCGCGCGGGCAACTCGTACAGGGCACTGAGCAGCAACTGGATTTCCTTCTGCCCGCCCACGACCCGAGCGGGGTCGAGCGTTTCATCGGACACCTGCAACAGCTCATCGACCTCGCTGCCGGTCAGCAGGCGCGCGTCCGACTGCCGCCGGTCGGCCGCGATGTTGAGGGCCATGCGGTACAGATAGGCATTGGGCTGGTTGATGTTCGGGGGTTCTTCCATGCGGTCGACCCGCAGGTAAGTTTCGTGCAGGACATCGTTGGCCAGGTCTTCCGAGCCAAGACGTCGGCGCAGGCGCGCCTTGAAATCGTCATACGAGGTCAGGAACAGCGTGACCATCGAACTTTTCCCGGTGTCTTTCATCCCCCGGAAACTCCCTTCC
Coding sequences within:
- a CDS encoding prepilin-type N-terminal cleavage/methylation domain-containing protein — protein: MNNQQGFTLIEVMVAVMLMAFVSLIAWRGLDSVTRADAHLQASTEQAEALLRSLNQLERDIALRASIELADPIKAAVEDQSAETVPAVTVRSSDSKGFRLDVIRVAPGQNGELQRVRWWLKGGTLYRAQAASRSHYPLPAPTEGVAVLNAVSEATLRVWDADKGWRQLSGNRQENPRGLEISLTRNTPQGVEHYRQVLGPLE
- a CDS encoding RNA polymerase sigma factor, giving the protein MKDTGKSSMVTLFLTSYDDFKARLRRRLGSEDLANDVLHETYLRVDRMEEPPNINQPNAYLYRMALNIAADRRQSDARLLTGSEVDELLQVSDETLDPARVVGGQKEIQLLLSALYELPARRRKIFIAARLEEAPHLEISQRFGISTRMVEKEVKAALTHCAGRLERKFIQRFGPGAGKPSN
- a CDS encoding FecR domain-containing protein — protein: MNIFRFPSPEPTPQDQLSLEARDWLVLLTSGRATVADARALREWCAQSAEHARAFERAKLLWQQLRPAVEQISAPRHLGRRAFLGGAIAASAAFFLIRASVPGGFSGLGADYITEVGEQRRVDLADGVSLELNTQTRINRRPGTDGQQALELISGEVEVQTRAQATLKVQAGSGWLSASQARFNLRNTDQNVCVTCLDGALQVDVLGRSIRLQSGQQLTYNNREISVPQAVDTSTVIAWRQQVLVFNDATLAQVIDEINRYRPGMLLLLNSELGKRKVQARFSLDQLAGVALMIRDAYGVKCTELPGGVVVLS